Within the Eleginops maclovinus isolate JMC-PN-2008 ecotype Puerto Natales chromosome 13, JC_Emac_rtc_rv5, whole genome shotgun sequence genome, the region attttttgaatctTTTGGGCCCTAAAAAAAGCGTAGCCCTCACACATGCAACTTGAAACAAGTTTTCAATCCAAAGAATATAGATGGTTACTTTTAAGAAGTCAAGTCGTGATGAAATCATCTTTAGCTGAACCTTTGTGAGGTCTGCTTGAACCTGctcacacatttcatttgtccTCATGCCCTGCGTCTGTCAGCTGACTACCGTGACTCATCATTTCCTTTAATTGCCGTTTCATTATTGGTCCAGATAGATCTGATTCAAATCGTGGACTCCGGGAGCCACCCTGTCCTAAAACCACAGCATTCCTCAGCCAATGGAGCAAGGCAAGTCTCCATGATGTCACTACCATAGGAATGAAATGGCTAACAGTTGTGTGTGGAAAGTCACCCGGCTAACAAGGAGACACTGGGTGTTTTTAGACCGCTCCTATAAACTATAACAACCATAAGTCAAAGGGGTCATTCAGACAGAAGTATGCATCTTGTCtatttggatgtgtgtgtgcaatgccAATTTTCTTATTTAGCAAGGAAGTTTCCACATCCTCGAGAGTGCAGTTAAAGCGTTGCGGTTTTGATAAGTGCTTACACCATAACATGGGTTTTTACTTAGGCCATTGAAAATACTTTCTGCCTGGGAGACACGAAAGCACGTACTCGATGAATGAAGTTGTGTAAGCCATGCATTCTTTCTATCCGCAGAAACAAACTGCAGTTAATTAGTGGAAAGTACTCAACTCAAATATAGTTTAgaggtactttactttactgtaCTTGTTACATGTTGCACCCCTGCATTTGTTTGACAGCTGTTGTTACCACTTATTTTACTCTTTAAGATTTTACAAAGGAAATCATATAACATCGTTGGTCAGCATAACAATAGTTTGGACCCCCTTGAAAAAAGTTGGTGAGATTAAAACATGTTGCATATTGTATGAAAAAGTATATATTAGTGTTGGagggctttatttttctttcctgcaCAATTAATACATATAGGTCTTCAGCTACAGTATACCTTGTGATCCTTTAGGGGCTGAACCCCTAGGTTTGGAACCACAGGACAAATTGatctaaatgtgtgtaaagtAGTTCAAACCAGCTAAACCTCAACTTGCTACAATGTTGCATAATGCAGCAGTGTTGACAATCTCATAATGATATCACATCAAGTGATTTTAGCCATGTTTTGCTGGTAATTCATCCAAGAGGAGGCCAAATCCTCCTGCTGCTTGCTCGACACTGTATATAAACTGGAAATCACTTCTCAGATACGCTTGCGTTTACACTGTTTAAAACACCTGGAAAAACCATCACTGCCTGATTGAACGGTTACAGCACTCTCGTCAGGAAATGCCGGAGAAACCCTGTAGGTCCATTTCTCACATCGAGGTGAAGTCTGCCTCATATTGAAACACACAGTTGAGTTTTGGTTGAGTAAACGAAAGATTTGAAGCACTCTACTGTTAAATATTACAATTCATTGAACATGTAAAGCCTGTTTGCATAATATCTTGGCTGCATActgttaaaaagtgttttttgagAGGGAGCAGCAGGAAATCTTCATGCACAGTGTAAGAGAAAACCACTTAACACTTTGTACCTGAGTGCAAAGCCAAAGACAAAAGGAGTGGGGGATTTTTTATTGAGCTCATTCTGTAAGTAGgtacagctggagaggggaaaTATAAAGCATAACCTCTAGATGCTTTGAAATAAATTTCTCATGACATCTCTTTCTTTCCAACTCTCTTTTTCCTTCCCACTCCCTGTTTCCTTCTGGTCTTCGCCAAATGTCCCTCAAAGCAAAGTTTCTGAAATATAAATTGTCTAAGGGAGTTTTTTGTCTAATTGAATACATACTGTAGTGAGCTATTATGACATAGGAGCACACAGAGGACAAGGTACTGGACTGGGAATGGAAAGATGGAGGGTAAAGGGTGGGGATTATCTGGAGAATATGAATGGCAGACAATGATGTAAATTGATATGCAGATGGATGACAAGGGAAGGGGAGAAAGTAACATACAAGAGCGAGTGTTTGAAAAGGAATCTATAAAACAGTTTATTAACATGTTGAAAAGGATTTAGACACAGCTTTCAGAAAAGGAATGTGCAATGTTTATATAAGATACATAAAGAAAAAGTTCAGCTTTAGGGGTTATAAAAGCAACTACTGTGCCAACATACATTCATGTAAACTGAAGCCTTTTCTACACAGTGCACTGTTTGAGATCAACATATGACTGGCTAAGGGAATGAAGGAGAAAACaagttgagtaaatgtaaacCATGCATGAGGCACAAAACTGGAGTATTGCATGTCGGTCTTGAAAATATTTCCTCATTCCCTCTCATAAACTCTGGTGCAGACAACATCCCCTGCAGTCATTGtctgaaagaaaacagcaacaaaaggAAATTTCACTTTTCTCTGAGGGAACACATTATAAACTGGTTATAAGTTGAAACTAATGGAAAAAAGCAGGAGAAAATACCCTTGCAGTATAATTAAAGTAGTTCAGATATCTGCTAACATTATCGTAAAAGCTGTTCTTATTTATGGCTTATAGATGATCTTAAAAGTTTTCAAcacgttttttattttgtaaaggtAATTGATTATaattttaatgtcttttttaatgttatattcTATCTATAaggtatatgtatgtatttccATACAGCTCCATGTATTGATGCTTTACACCAAATTATTACCAGAAGTACTTACCAGTATCAGTTCTCCATCGTTGGTCACCTCTCGAGTCCACGACGTCTTGGGCCCATCGCCTTTCTGTAAAGTCTGCTCACAGCTTATTTTGCTGTCTGTTTCCCACGTAGGAAGACTCTGCAGGGATTTAAAGAATGCAGAATATCAATAATACAAGTGCCTATAAAGTTGCTTTTTTTCATAACTGGAGCTTAGGCGTGCCTATTTCTACatattggacttttttttgaCCTGTCAGGAATCTTTCCTTCACCAATCACTCGGAAAAAGTTTGATTAAGAACAGATCCATGTACTATCAAGAGGGCTGACTCTAGAGTTGCACCAAAATTATTTCCATGTGTTTCTTCAGCGCAGAGCTTGCCAAATGGTGGTATGCACGTATTGATATTATTCAGGAATGTGTACCGTGCAGGGACGTCCATCCACTGTGGTCTCATTGAAGGACTGACCCACGGTGAATGAGACGTGGGTGGTGCGGACGCTGGTGGATGTCTTGATGGACAGACTGTCATCCTGCTGGGTGATTTCCACTGCCGGGCTGGAGGCCGCTGTCACTGCAATCTTCCTCAGAAGCATATTcacacctgctcacacaccAAATGGAAAGAAAGCTAACTGTTAGCCTGCGAAAAAAAACATCACCTATGTTTGTGTGCAAAGAATATAAAGTGCATATGATTGGTTTTGTAGGTACCCAAATAACAAAACTGCATCCAGGAAATATTTGACGTTATTACACTGATTTCTTAACTTAGGTAAAGGGTGCACAAGATTATCTTGTACTATTTTATtctactctgtttcttcttgcactattttattatttgtttaattgttttatgtcttatatatatatttatgttgcattgttcgCAGAGCCTtggacttaagattttcattgccatatctacgctggagctactgtgcatatgacaataaagcctttgaatatttgaaagcaatacttAAATGATCAAAACAAATCTTTCAACACCTTTTTAGATTATTTCTCTAAGGTAATGCTGCTGCAAGCAGGGCATTTTCCTTACTTGGCGGACCTTGAAACAAGGACATCTGATATTTGAAAGCCTCACAACAGCCTTTTCAACACAAGCAATAACcaaattcattttattgtacCCATAACATCTGTGTTTGCTTATTATTCTCAGTTTGCTTTTCCCCAATAAAGGTCATGAAAACAAGGCTTTTTGGCAGCCCAAAGTTTTCACAGCAGTCTGTCACATGCATTACACCACAATGATAATATAATTCtgatgaaagaaaatacagcaGTGAAATGTTGATTGTGATATGTTTCCTAGCTTCAAGTCTCTGCACGCTGACTTTTATTTGCTCTACTAAATGAACTAAAACCAAGGAAATTAAGCTACGTTTTtgtggtatttaaaaaatggttgcCAGGAAAGCATACATGAGTTGTTTTTAATCGGTTGCAGCATGCAAAATCCCTTGTATGGTCTTGTAACCACTTATTACTGTGACATTGTTAAAAACTTCAACACAATATTACATTTGGCCATCAccaattcaattaaaaactcAACTGAAGCTGGATTGTTGACCCTTATCACAAACTGAAAGTGATGCAAATGTGGCTCTTTTTTGGAGCTTTTGCATCCCTTAGTTTTCTGTGTATTTCatagttttaatgttttagCTAATTTGTGTGTTTTCGTCCTGCTTTGTATCTGTTGTACTTTTTGTGTCTATTTGTATTGTTTCCCATATCTCTTTATTTGGTGTCTGTTTATAGTGAAATGATCTTCATGTAGTGGGATATTtggtagtcattttgtgtctctttgtagtccgacacgtcatttttattttattttttctctctagTTGTTGCCTTTTGCAATAGGAAATgtctttttagatttatttttctagGGGCCCTTATTCATTGTATAGCTGAAGATTTTCGAACATGGGCCGCTGCAGTAAGGACATAGCATTGGTAATGTGAGCAGCAAGGGCCCCCCTACCAGTCGATTCAAAGAACTGCTCTGGCCCTGGTGCCTTAACCCCTTGGGATCTTGAGCCTGGTGGGGCCATTCTCTAATTTGTCCATGTGTTGGTGCTGGGTTGGAAGAGATGCGATATTTTAGGaatgaaaaaaattaaaatgtccgTTGATGGTTAGGTTTTTGACAGTATTCATATGAACTGGAATGCCACATAGGTCAAGGCTACCCCACAAATCTGATTTAGTAAAGACCATATTTGCTCATGGGGTGGTACTAAAGGCGgcgatacacacacacacacacacacacacacacacacacacacacacacacacacacacacacacacacacacacacacacacacacacacacacacacacacacacacacacacacacacacactcaacacataCGTAGAGCCCTAGATTGGGTCAGCGAGGCCTGGGGCAGAGAAGGAAAGTCAGTCTCAGATCCGGCTAGCTGCTGGGGCCCATGTCGAGGCTTAGTTCCGTTTACACTGGCTCTAATTACAACCGCATGAGGAGGACCCTGCTTCAGATGAGTCTAATCTAGCATTCCTCCACAGGCTATTTGTCTTCAAATTTTTAATGGATGCCACTGGTTGGCCCTGGCCTGACCTCTCTCTCCTGTGCTCTCTTATAACTGCCATCCATACAGTCTCATATAGCTTTATAAGACCAATATTCCAATACATGTAAGGAGGGCTGGAGCAAACCAGTTTAACTACAGAGAGCCACTTCAGACCACTTTGGTTCTCCAGTTGACCTCCTGTTAGCAAAGTGGATTTCCAGTAGATAATGCCACTGACAACAAGCTTGACAGGTCTTTGTGCAGGAGATTCTTCCCTTTCCCTTTTGCATTTTAACAATGGAGTAGAATGGTTGATGATAAACCGGATAACAATATGATGCCTGACTCTAAACTGGCATCAAATTTGAATTTTGCCTGCAAAGCACTTTCAACAAAAGGTGGAAAACAAGGGGGATGCAACCCTGTGGTGAACAGTGACtagaagtacatttactcaaatactgtacctACATGTTGAgttactttttttcaaattgattATTTCAAGATCTGGTTACCTCACACTTATTTATTGACTACAAATCAGAGTCAACATTGTATGTTCTACTTGACTGCATATTTTGTTTGACAATTTCAGTTTAATTATCCAAAATACAAGGAACAAATAATgtatcattatcatttttttaggACCCCCCCTCGAAAATGAGATGCTAGGTCTCAAGGGGCTATCCTTCAATCAATTGTCAAATTCTCAAgtattatgttttgttataGGTTAAGATACATTTTCTTGATCCCTCTGGGAAATTCACAAGCTAATCTGCAGTTTATAGGCAAACATATACCAATGCTTTACcggctgcaacattaaagtgatgaactcattaatgcattaataatcgtaatacattaataacatatttatttctaaaacGGGCCTTTATAgtatttttgaatatttgttttacttttactaaacAATGTTGACTGGAagacttttaattgtatttttccaCCGTGGAATTaacacttttacttaagtaaaatagtACTTGTGTAGGCTAGACCTCTACAGAGAAATAATATTATTGGGCATTTTttaagcaaataaaataaataatctgcgTGTAGGCTGCATCACatgctttaaatgcatttcttaCCCAGAGCTTTCAGAAGTTCCTCAAAATGTTGGGAAGacttcattttccattttcctgaGAAATCTGTGGTTTTCTTCTCGTTTCCATTATGTTTGCAGATTGGACTCCGATAG harbors:
- the crabp2b gene encoding cellular retinoic acid-binding protein 2b; translated protein: MKSSQHFEELLKALGVNMLLRKIAVTAASSPAVEITQQDDSLSIKTSTSVRTTHVSFTVGQSFNETTVDGRPCTSLPTWETDSKISCEQTLQKGDGPKTSWTREVTNDGELILTMTAGDVVCTRVYERE